A region of Toxorhynchites rutilus septentrionalis strain SRP chromosome 1, ASM2978413v1, whole genome shotgun sequence DNA encodes the following proteins:
- the LOC129761068 gene encoding non-structural maintenance of chromosomes element 3 homolog, with product MNCELREYLTFPKRNRTAMSRQNKSQPSTSRSHRTLLPVVSASQQHPRDARPVVDSEVDKLVVSMVKTILNLSVNKHPIKKTDLVKIGLAGNGRMFTRVIGQAISELSDVYGYKLVEMEPNKTYLLVSNIASGSMMDLSEDYHRKYTLLYLVLGYIFMKNGSIPEQCLWDFLAKLNIHIDAVHPYFGDVRKLITETFVKQVYLVRNRQEFGGMSEDRFYYSWGARANHELSKTDILESMCKLMGKPSLCYPLQHANAYGTVDVAGDSMDATQG from the exons ATGAACTGTGAATTAAGAG AATATCTAACATTTCCGAAACGAAACAGGACCGCTATGTCCCGCCAGAACAAGTCACAGCCGTCGACTTCACGTTCACATCGAACCCTATTACCAGTAGTTAGTGCTTCCCAGCAGCACCCACGGGATGCCCGACCAGTCGTCGACTCAGAGGTAGACAAATTGGTTGTGAGTATGGTTAAAACAATTTTGAACCTATCGGTGAACAAGCATCCTATCAAGAAGACCGATCTGGTAAAAATTGGCCTTGCCGGTAACGGTCGTATGTTCACTCGAGTTATCGGGCAAGCAATCAGCGAGCTGAGCGAT GTTTACGGGTATAAACTCGTGGAAATGGAGCCAAACAAAACATATCTGTTGGTATCAAACATTGCCTCGGGTTCAATGATGGATTTGAGTGAGGACTATCACCGGAAGTACACGCTGCTCTACCTGGTTCTAGGATACATCTTCATGAAGAACGGAAGCATTCCGGAGCAGTGTTTGTGGGATTTTCTGGCCAAACTGAACATCCACATCGATGCAGTGCATCCCTACTTTGGGGATGTGCGGAAACTGATAACGGAAACGTTCGTTAAACAAGTCTACCTAGTCCGAAACAGGCAGGAATTCGGGGGGATGAGCGAAGATAGATTTTACTACAGTTGGGGTGCCCGAGCTAATCACGAATTAAGCAAGACGGATATTCTGGAATCGATGTGCAAGCTGATGGGGAAGCCTTCGCTTTGCTACCCTTTGCAGCATGCCAATGCTTACGGTACGGTGGATGTGGCAGGCGATTCGATGGATGCTACACAGGGGTGA